One genomic window of Solanum dulcamara chromosome 12, daSolDulc1.2, whole genome shotgun sequence includes the following:
- the LOC129877697 gene encoding uncharacterized protein LOC129877697, producing the protein MRYLKPSNLFHELLKSNALASSRFLGLDVGDKYVGLAVSDTTNKVASPLAVLRRKKTNIDLMAKDLQSLVSELCLAGFVFGYPFDRQKTNRDAVHVKLFIDDLCRTGELRGVNYTFRDECFTSKNVEFLLQDLKFHPTQSKTMLDKFAAVGILQGYLDFVNRKQA; encoded by the exons ATGAGGTATTTGAAGCCATCCAACTTGTTTCATGAATTACTGAAGTCAAATGCACTTGCAAGTAGCCGTTTTCTTGGGTTGGATGTGGGCGATAAGTACGTTGGTCTAGCTGTTTCGGACACAACAAATAAAGTTGCATCACCCCTCGC CGTTCTCCGCCGCAAGAAAACAAATATTGACTTGATGGCCAAAGATTTACAGAGTCTG GTTTCTGAACTTTGCTTGGCCGGCTTTGTTTTCGGCTATCCATTTGATAGACAAAAAACTAATCGAGAT GCTGTGCATGTTAAGTTATTCATTGACGACCTTTGTCGGACAGGGGAACTTAGAGGTGTAAACTACACCTTTAGGGATGAATGCTTCACATCTAAG AATGTCGAGTTCTTACTACAAGATTTAAAGTTTCACCCAACACAGTCGAAGACCATGTTAGACAAATTTGCAGCAGTTGGAATACTTCAG GGGTACCTCGACTTTGTTAACAGGAAACAGGCCTGA
- the LOC129875507 gene encoding vacuolar-sorting receptor 1 isoform X1: MKEKLGFLVCVCFLVIGSCLGRFVVEKNSLRVTSPYSIKDVYECAIGNFGVPQYGGTMVGIVVYPKANQKSCKDFADSDISFKTKAGGMPVFVLVDRGDCYFTLKAWNAQKAGAAAILVADDRNEPLITMDTPEEEDAKADYLQNITIPSALISQSLGDSIKKQLSKGEMVNINLDWREALPHPDERVEYEFWTNSNDECGPKCESQREFVKNFKGAAQILEQKGYTQFTPHYITWYCPEAFILSKQCKSQCINHGRYCAPDPEQDFSKGYDGKDVVLQNLRQACFYKIANESGKPWLWWDYVTDFGIRCPMSEKKYNKECADQVIKSLGFDVKQIEKCVGDPEADADNPVLKAEQEAQIGKNSRGDVTILPTLVINNRQYRGKLDKGAVLKAICSGFEETTEPAICLTDDIQTNECLESNGGCWQDKAANITACRDTFRGKVCECPTVQGVKFVGDGYSHCEASGALRCGLNNGGCWKGTKDGRTFSACIDDHTKGCKCPPGFKGDGVNVCEDIDECKDKLACQCPDCKCKNTWGGYQCSCSGNLLYMQEHDTCIAAGNDGKAAFSWGLVWVIILGLAVAGVGAYAVYKYRIRRYMDSEIRAIMAQYMPLDNQGEVPNHISHGNV; encoded by the exons ATGAaggaaaagctagggtttttgGTGTGTGTTTGTTTTCTTGTAATTGGGTCTTGTTTGGGTAGATTTGTGGTGGAAAAGAATAGCTTGAGAGTAACTTCTCCATACTCAATCAAAGATGTGTATGAGTGTGCAATTGGGAATTTTGGGGTTCCACAATATGGAGGTACAATGGTTGGTATCGTTGTGTACCCCAAAGCTAATCAAAAGTCTTGCAAGGATTTTGCAGATTCTGATATTTCCTTTAAAACTAAGGCTGGTGGCATGCCCGTTTTCGTCCTTGTCGATAGAGGAG ACTGCTATTTCACACTAAAGGCTTGGAATGCTCAAAAGGCTGGAGCTGCTGCTATTCTTGTTGCTGATGATCGCAATGAGCCTTTGATTACCATGGACACTCCTGAGGAAGAGGATGCAAAGGCAGATTATCTGCAAAATATAACTATTCCATCAGCTCTAATTAGTCAATCTCTTGGGGATAGCATCAAGAAGCAACTATCTAAAGGGGAGATGGTTAACATAAACCTTGATTGGAGAGAGGCTCTTCCACATCCTGATGAAAGAGTTGAGTACGAGTTTTGGACTAACAGTAATGATGAGTGTGGTCCTAAGTGTGAAAGCCAGAGAGAGTTTGTCAAAAATTTCAAAGGGGCTGCCCAGATACTTGAGCAGAAGGGATATACACAGTTCACTCCCCATTACATAACTTGGTATTGTCCTGAGGCATTTATTTTGAGCAAGCAATGCAAGTCTCAGTGCATCAACCATGGGAGATACTGTGCTCCAGATCCTGAGCAAGACTTCAGCAAAGGTTATGATGGGAAGGATGTTGTTTTGCAAAATTTGCGCCAAGCTTGCTTTTATAAGATTGCCAATGAAAGTGGGAAGCCCTGGTTGTGGTGGGACTACGTTACTGACTTTGGAATCCGGTGTCCAATGAGCGAGAAGAAGTACAATAAAGAGTGTGCAGATCAAGTAATCAAATCCCTTG GCTTTGATGTAAAACAGATAGAGAAATGTGTTGGAGATCCTGAAGCGGATGCTGATAACCCTGTTCTGAAGGCTGAACAAGAAGCGCAG ATTGGCAAGAACTCTCGTGGAGATGTGACTATCTTGCCAACTCTTGTGATAAACAATAGGCAGTACAGAG GCAAGTTGGACAAGGGAGCTGTTCTGAAGGCCATTTGTTCAGGTTTTGAGGAGACAACAGAGCCTGCAATTTGTTTAACCGATG ATATACAAACAAATGAATGCTTAGAGTCCAATGGTGGGTGCTGGCAGGACAAAGCTGCTAACATTACTGCATGCCGG GATACTTTCCGTGGGAAAGTATGTGAATGCCCGACGGTTCAGGGAGTAAAATTTGTTGGTGATGGTTATTCTCACTGTGAAG CATCTGGAGCATTACGCTGTGGATTAAACAATGGCGGTTGTTGGAAGGGAACCAAGGATGGCAGGACATTTTCTGCCTGCATA GACGACCACACAAAGGGTTGTAAATGTCCACCAGGGTTCAAAGGAGATGGAGTGAACGTTTGTGAAG ATATTGATGAATGCAAAGATAAGCTGGCATGTCAGTGTCCAGATTGCAAATGCAAGAACACCTGGGGTGGTTATCAATGCAGTTGCAGTGGCAATTTGTTGTACATGCAAGAACATGACACGTGTATAG CTGCAGGCAATGATGGAAAAGCAGCATTTAGCTGGGGTCTTGTTTGGGTTATCATCTTGGGTTTGGCAGTTGCAGGAGTTGGAGCATATGCCGTGTACAAGTATAGGATCCGG AGATACATGGATTCAGAGATCCGTGCCATCATGGCACAGTATATGCCTTTGGACAATCAGGGAGAGGTGCCTAATCACATATCCCATGGGAATGTCTGA
- the LOC129875507 gene encoding vacuolar-sorting receptor 1 isoform X2 produces MKEKLGFLVCVCFLVIGSCLGRFVVEKNSLRVTSPYSIKDVYECAIGNFGVPQYGGTMVGIVVYPKANQKSCKDFADSDISFKTKAGGMPVFVLVDRGDCYFTLKAWNAQKAGAAAILVADDRNEPLITMDTPEEEDAKADYLQNITIPSALISQSLGDSIKKQLSKGEMVNINLDWREALPHPDERVEYEFWTNSNDECGPKCESQREFVKNFKGAAQILEQKGYTQFTPHYITWYCPEAFILSKQCKSQCINHGRYCAPDPEQDFSKGYDGKDVVLQNLRQACFYKIANESGKPWLWWDYVTDFGIRCPMSEKKYNKECADQVIKSLGFDVKQIEKCVGDPEADADNPVLKAEQEAQIGKNSRGDVTILPTLVINNRQYRGKLDKGAVLKAICSGFEETTEPAICLTDDIQTNECLESNGGCWQDKAANITACRDTFRGKVCECPTVQGVKFVGDGYSHCEASGALRCGLNNGGCWKGTKDGRTFSACIDDHTKGCKCPPGFKGDGVNVCEDIDECKDKLACQCPDCKCKNTWGGYQCSCSGNLLYMQEHDTCIGNDGKAAFSWGLVWVIILGLAVAGVGAYAVYKYRIRRYMDSEIRAIMAQYMPLDNQGEVPNHISHGNV; encoded by the exons ATGAaggaaaagctagggtttttgGTGTGTGTTTGTTTTCTTGTAATTGGGTCTTGTTTGGGTAGATTTGTGGTGGAAAAGAATAGCTTGAGAGTAACTTCTCCATACTCAATCAAAGATGTGTATGAGTGTGCAATTGGGAATTTTGGGGTTCCACAATATGGAGGTACAATGGTTGGTATCGTTGTGTACCCCAAAGCTAATCAAAAGTCTTGCAAGGATTTTGCAGATTCTGATATTTCCTTTAAAACTAAGGCTGGTGGCATGCCCGTTTTCGTCCTTGTCGATAGAGGAG ACTGCTATTTCACACTAAAGGCTTGGAATGCTCAAAAGGCTGGAGCTGCTGCTATTCTTGTTGCTGATGATCGCAATGAGCCTTTGATTACCATGGACACTCCTGAGGAAGAGGATGCAAAGGCAGATTATCTGCAAAATATAACTATTCCATCAGCTCTAATTAGTCAATCTCTTGGGGATAGCATCAAGAAGCAACTATCTAAAGGGGAGATGGTTAACATAAACCTTGATTGGAGAGAGGCTCTTCCACATCCTGATGAAAGAGTTGAGTACGAGTTTTGGACTAACAGTAATGATGAGTGTGGTCCTAAGTGTGAAAGCCAGAGAGAGTTTGTCAAAAATTTCAAAGGGGCTGCCCAGATACTTGAGCAGAAGGGATATACACAGTTCACTCCCCATTACATAACTTGGTATTGTCCTGAGGCATTTATTTTGAGCAAGCAATGCAAGTCTCAGTGCATCAACCATGGGAGATACTGTGCTCCAGATCCTGAGCAAGACTTCAGCAAAGGTTATGATGGGAAGGATGTTGTTTTGCAAAATTTGCGCCAAGCTTGCTTTTATAAGATTGCCAATGAAAGTGGGAAGCCCTGGTTGTGGTGGGACTACGTTACTGACTTTGGAATCCGGTGTCCAATGAGCGAGAAGAAGTACAATAAAGAGTGTGCAGATCAAGTAATCAAATCCCTTG GCTTTGATGTAAAACAGATAGAGAAATGTGTTGGAGATCCTGAAGCGGATGCTGATAACCCTGTTCTGAAGGCTGAACAAGAAGCGCAG ATTGGCAAGAACTCTCGTGGAGATGTGACTATCTTGCCAACTCTTGTGATAAACAATAGGCAGTACAGAG GCAAGTTGGACAAGGGAGCTGTTCTGAAGGCCATTTGTTCAGGTTTTGAGGAGACAACAGAGCCTGCAATTTGTTTAACCGATG ATATACAAACAAATGAATGCTTAGAGTCCAATGGTGGGTGCTGGCAGGACAAAGCTGCTAACATTACTGCATGCCGG GATACTTTCCGTGGGAAAGTATGTGAATGCCCGACGGTTCAGGGAGTAAAATTTGTTGGTGATGGTTATTCTCACTGTGAAG CATCTGGAGCATTACGCTGTGGATTAAACAATGGCGGTTGTTGGAAGGGAACCAAGGATGGCAGGACATTTTCTGCCTGCATA GACGACCACACAAAGGGTTGTAAATGTCCACCAGGGTTCAAAGGAGATGGAGTGAACGTTTGTGAAG ATATTGATGAATGCAAAGATAAGCTGGCATGTCAGTGTCCAGATTGCAAATGCAAGAACACCTGGGGTGGTTATCAATGCAGTTGCAGTGGCAATTTGTTGTACATGCAAGAACATGACACGTGTATAG GCAATGATGGAAAAGCAGCATTTAGCTGGGGTCTTGTTTGGGTTATCATCTTGGGTTTGGCAGTTGCAGGAGTTGGAGCATATGCCGTGTACAAGTATAGGATCCGG AGATACATGGATTCAGAGATCCGTGCCATCATGGCACAGTATATGCCTTTGGACAATCAGGGAGAGGTGCCTAATCACATATCCCATGGGAATGTCTGA
- the LOC129876715 gene encoding uncharacterized protein LOC129876715, translating into MKRCISELWIEFLVLSFCTFSLFRKVSASIHEYKDEQFIRKSNAFFFHGGTEGIYASKSSSNGYPDKPLEGKSFIRFEDVVFLRTRESANAKNEMQSRTGLIETIILEVRDRERIGDAFAKSNALCCTPKLAQEKFCTVGEVIIQHKEDNPLWPLRIQTFFEGNNQEANMLPKTVEINSTGMYYLYFMFCDPELKGTIVRGRTVWKNPDGYLPGRMVPLMTFYGLASLAYLVLGLFWFLRFVQFWKDVIQLHYQITAVIALGMSEMALWYFEYANLNATGSRPMVITIWAVTMTAVKKTLSRVLLLVVSMGYGVVRPTLGGVTSKVFLLALTYFIATEALELVEHLGSINDFSRKTKIYLVLPVVFLDASFILWIFSSLSKTLEKLQMRKSMAKLDLYRKFTNSLAIFVLLSIAWVGYELYFNASDPLSELWRISWIIPAFWSLLAFTLLVVVFILWAPSSNATRYAYSGETGDDYDEEAISLTTGVRVISDSGTKVERKEKRGSVSTDHLADQREDPEVDKRE; encoded by the exons ATGAAACGCTGTATTTCTGAGCTCTGGATAGAATTTCTAGTTCTATCTTTCTGTACATTCAGCTTATTCAGAAAGGTATCAGCTTCAATTCACGAGTACAAAGATGAGCAATTTATTCGGAAGTCCAATGCTTTCTTCTTCCATGGAGGTACTGAGGGTATCTATGCTTCCAAATCGTCATCAAATGGTTACCCAGATAAACCCCTTGAAGGAAAATCCTTTATCAG ATTTGAAGATGTTGTTTTTTTGAGGACACGGGAGTCTGCCAATGCAAAAAATGAAATGCAGAGTCGAACTGGGTTGATTGAAACTATCATTCTTGAGGTCCGAGACAGAGAAAGGATCGGAGATGCTTTTGCAAAGTCTAATGCTCTGTGTTGTACTCCAAAACTTGCTCAAGAGAAGTTCTGCACGGTCGGGGAGGTTATAATTCAGCACAAAGAAGACAACCCACTTTGGCCACTACGTATTCAGACATTTTTTGAAGGAAACAATCAGGAGGCAAATATGCTTCCGAAAACAGTTGAAATAAACAGTACTGGCATGTATTatctttatttcatgttttgtgACCCAGAACTTAAGGGAACAATAGTTAGAGGAAGAACAGTATGGAAAAATCCAGATGGCTATTTACCAGGGAGAATGGTACCATTGATGACCTTCTACGGACTTGcttctttagcctatcttgtaCTTGGTCTATTCTGGTTCCTGAGGTTTGTTCAGTTCTGGAAGGATGTCATACAGCTACATTATCAGATTACTGCTGTTATTGCCCTTGGCATGTCTGAAATGGCTCTCTGGTATTTTGAATATGCAAATCTTAATGCCACCGGAAGCAGACCTATGGTAATTACAATATGGGCAGTCACAATGACTGCTGTAAAGAAGACGTTGTCTCGTGTGCTTCTTTTAGTCGTTTCAATGGGTTATGGTGTTGTTCGGCCTACTCTTGGTGGTGTAACATCTAAAGTGTTTCTGTTAGCCCTGACGTATTTTATTGCCACCGAGGCACTGGAACTTGTGGAGCATTTGGGCAGCATCAATGACTTCTCAAGGAAAACCAAGATATATTTGGTGCTGCCTGTCGTTTTCTTGGATGCATCATTTATTTTGTGGATATTCTCATCATTATCTAAGACACTGGAAAAATTGCAG ATGCGGAAAAGCATGGCAAAACTTGATCTTTATAGAAAGTTTACCAATTCCCTTGCAATTTTTGTGCTTCTTTCCATTGCTTGGGTTGGCTATGAG CTGTACTTCAATGCCAGTGACCCATTAAGTGAGCTATGGCGAATTTCCTGGATTATTCCAGCTTTCTGGAGTTTGCTTGCCTTTACGTTGTTGGTAGTAGTATTCATTCTCTGGGCTCCTTCAAGTAATGCAACCAG ATACGCATATTCTGGTGAGACTGGAGATGATTATGACGAGGAAGCTATCTCTCTCACGACTGGAGTGAGGGTAATTAGTGACTCAGGGACCAAGGTCGAAAGGAAGGAAAAGAGAGGATCTGTTTCAACAGATCATTTAGCTGACCAAAGAGAAGATCCCGAGGTGGACAAGCGCGAGTAG
- the LOC129875607 gene encoding uncharacterized protein LOC129875607 has translation MVPLRTFYGLASLAYLVLGLFWFLRFVQFWKDVIQLHYQITAVIALSMSEMALWYFDYANLNATRSRPMVITIWAVTMTAVKKTLSHVLVLVVSMGYGVVRPTLGGVTSEVFLLALTYFISTEALELVEHLGSINDFSRKTKIYLVLPVVFLDASFILWIFSSLSKTLEKLQMRKSMAKLELYRKFTNSLAIFVLLSLAWVGYEVGPHVKHILAVSAKANHLRRDIVQPE, from the exons ATGGTACCATTGAGGACCTTCTACGGACTTGcttctttagcctatcttgttcttggtctatTCTGGTTCCTGAGGTTTGTTCAGTTCTGGAAGGATGTCATACAGCTGCATTATCAGATTACTGCTGTTATTGCCCTTAGCATGTCTGAAATGGCTCTCTGGTATTTTGACTATGCAAATCTTAATGCCACCAGAAGCAGACCTATGGTAATTACAATATGGGCAGTCACAATGACTGCTGTAAAGAAGACGTTGTCTCATGTGCTTGTTTTAGTCGTTTCGATGGGTTATGGTGTTGTTCGGCCTACTCTTGGTGGTGTAACCTCAGAAGTGTTTCTGTTAGCCCTTACATATTTTATTTCCACCGAGGCACTTGAACTTGTGGAGCATTTGGGCAGCATCAATGACTTCTCAAGGAAAACCAAGATATATTTGGTGCTGCCTGTCGTTTTCTTGGATGCATCATTTATTTTGTGGATATTCTCATCATTATCTAAGACACTGGAAAAATTGCAG ATGCGGAAAAGCATGGcaaaacttgaactttatagAAAGTTTACCAATTCCCTTGCAATTTTTGTGCTTCTTTCCCTTGCTTGGGTTGGCTATGAG GTTGGTCCCCATGTAAAACATATTCTTGCTGTTAGTGCAAAAGCAAATCACTTGCGACGCGATATAGTTCAGCCGGAGTAG